In the genome of Nocardiopsis composta, one region contains:
- a CDS encoding DUF3040 domain-containing protein has protein sequence MPLSEHEQRMLDQIEQALYAEDPKFANTVRQTNPVVHYKRWIIKASIGFVVGICVLMGGMILQQPVVGALGFIIMLACALLGLSGWRKGAGGAQGAAAAAAGPKQARKEKPGMMHRFEERWRRRQEGDG, from the coding sequence GTGCCGCTCTCTGAACACGAGCAGCGCATGCTCGACCAGATCGAGCAGGCGCTGTATGCCGAGGATCCGAAGTTCGCGAACACCGTTCGCCAGACGAACCCGGTGGTCCACTACAAGCGGTGGATCATCAAGGCGTCCATCGGTTTCGTGGTGGGCATCTGCGTCCTCATGGGCGGAATGATCCTCCAGCAGCCGGTGGTCGGCGCACTCGGATTCATCATCATGCTCGCCTGCGCTCTGCTGGGACTCTCCGGATGGCGCAAGGGCGCCGGCGGCGCCCAGGGAGCCGCGGCCGCGGCCGCGGGCCCCAAGCAGGCGCGCAAGGAGAAGCCCGGCATGATGCACCGCTTCGAGGAGCGCTGGCGCCGCCGCCAGGAGGGCGACGGCTGA
- a CDS encoding transglutaminase family protein → MAGFRLAVLTLVSAGAMLCGLWLLDPLVSGSGWLPPSAAVLTAMALVGAGLRFLPRGAALLVPPAQLLVALAVVTAVFAPQAAVAGFVPTPASLDELGRILLQGRQEIDANPPPVAGTAGVALVFALGAAAAGAVGDVLSVTARTPALTGVPLFAMLLFPLAVDDQGVGAGAFALAACGYLALLAVDGWVRGSGWAPHAGAPASRALGALRHGLLSAGVAAAALALALLVPVALPNLASGSVYEMAGPPGPDQTVTTTHPLVSLRHDLGSRSDSVVLEYTTDSSSPAYLRTFVLDAFDGTDWTMSPVRLDEGDVLDGASLPPVPGLTGGDYERVSSEITLERDVRDTAFLPLPYPARELGIEGEWYADPDSLMVFGTSVQDPSPRYTVTSLELQPDPARLTGSGADSLDERFLVVPSGVDDRVARLARSITEDADDRLAQAVALQDWFTGDGGFRYDLNPPPLPQGADPLAHFLFDSRVGYCEQFAASMALMARQLDIPARVAVGYTAGSRTADGSWQVRESDAHAWPELYFPGQGWLRFEPTPGDGQGTASVPEYATGAPSAPSDRESPEEDSPDPEESEAPEEEDDAAPDREDTAAPDRELPDSGGAAPGDGGGPWPAAAAAAVLVLLPALLRAVRRRARLVRAGAAAPVAAAEAAWAEVRDLCLDLGLGWSTVESPRAAALRIASAAALDDGSAEALERIARAEETARYAPEPAAQPSLPADLRTLSMALRRSAAPAARARAALLPRSLLRLPARPSGPVGPGSPRRAAGVPGR, encoded by the coding sequence ATGGCCGGGTTCCGCCTCGCGGTGCTGACCCTGGTGTCGGCCGGCGCGATGCTGTGCGGGCTGTGGCTGCTGGACCCGCTGGTGTCCGGGAGCGGCTGGCTGCCCCCGTCGGCCGCTGTGCTGACCGCGATGGCGCTGGTCGGCGCCGGGCTGCGGTTCCTGCCGCGGGGCGCGGCGCTGCTCGTCCCGCCGGCCCAGCTGCTCGTCGCGCTGGCGGTGGTCACCGCCGTGTTCGCCCCGCAGGCCGCGGTGGCCGGCTTCGTGCCCACCCCCGCCTCCCTGGACGAGCTGGGCCGGATCCTCCTCCAGGGCCGCCAGGAGATCGACGCGAACCCGCCGCCGGTCGCCGGCACCGCGGGGGTCGCGCTGGTCTTCGCGCTCGGCGCGGCGGCCGCCGGGGCGGTCGGCGACGTCCTCTCGGTGACCGCCCGCACCCCTGCGCTGACCGGCGTGCCGCTCTTCGCGATGCTGCTGTTCCCGCTGGCCGTGGACGACCAGGGGGTGGGGGCCGGCGCGTTCGCCCTGGCCGCCTGCGGCTACCTGGCCCTGCTCGCGGTGGACGGCTGGGTGCGCGGCTCGGGCTGGGCGCCGCACGCCGGCGCGCCGGCCTCCCGCGCCCTCGGCGCGCTGCGCCACGGGCTGCTCTCCGCCGGGGTCGCCGCCGCCGCGCTCGCCCTGGCCCTGCTGGTGCCGGTGGCCCTGCCCAACCTGGCGTCCGGCTCGGTCTACGAGATGGCCGGGCCGCCGGGGCCGGACCAGACGGTGACCACCACCCACCCCCTGGTCTCGCTCCGCCACGACCTCGGTTCCCGGTCCGACAGCGTCGTCCTGGAGTACACCACCGACTCCTCCTCCCCCGCCTACCTGCGCACCTTCGTGCTGGACGCGTTCGACGGCACCGACTGGACCATGTCGCCGGTCCGGCTCGACGAGGGCGATGTGCTGGACGGGGCCTCGCTCCCGCCGGTCCCCGGCCTGACCGGCGGCGACTACGAGCGGGTCAGCTCCGAGATCACCCTCGAGCGGGACGTCAGGGACACCGCCTTCCTCCCGCTGCCCTACCCGGCGCGGGAGCTCGGCATCGAGGGGGAGTGGTACGCCGACCCGGACAGCCTGATGGTGTTCGGCACCTCGGTGCAGGACCCCTCCCCCCGGTACACGGTGACCAGCCTGGAGCTGCAGCCGGACCCGGCCCGGCTCACCGGGTCCGGAGCGGACTCGCTGGACGAGCGGTTCCTGGTGGTCCCCTCCGGCGTGGACGACCGGGTGGCACGGCTGGCCCGGTCGATCACCGAGGACGCCGACGACCGGCTCGCCCAGGCGGTGGCGCTGCAGGACTGGTTCACCGGCGACGGCGGGTTCCGCTACGACCTGAACCCGCCGCCCCTCCCGCAGGGCGCCGACCCGCTGGCGCACTTCCTCTTCGACTCGCGGGTCGGCTACTGCGAGCAGTTCGCCGCGTCGATGGCGCTGATGGCGCGCCAGCTCGACATCCCCGCCCGGGTGGCGGTGGGCTACACCGCGGGCTCCCGGACCGCCGACGGGAGCTGGCAGGTCCGCGAGTCCGACGCGCACGCCTGGCCGGAGCTGTACTTCCCGGGGCAGGGGTGGCTGCGCTTCGAGCCCACCCCGGGCGACGGGCAGGGCACCGCCTCCGTCCCGGAGTACGCCACCGGCGCCCCGTCCGCCCCCTCCGACCGGGAGTCGCCGGAGGAGGACTCCCCCGACCCGGAGGAGAGCGAGGCCCCCGAGGAGGAGGACGACGCCGCGCCGGACCGAGAGGACACCGCCGCCCCCGACCGGGAGCTGCCCGATTCCGGTGGGGCCGCCCCGGGGGACGGCGGCGGCCCGTGGCCGGCCGCGGCGGCCGCCGCCGTGCTGGTGCTGCTGCCCGCGCTGCTCCGCGCCGTGCGGCGCCGGGCCCGGCTCGTCCGCGCCGGGGCCGCCGCCCCGGTCGCCGCGGCGGAGGCCGCCTGGGCCGAGGTCCGCGACCTCTGCCTCGATCTGGGCCTGGGCTGGAGCACGGTGGAGAGCCCGCGCGCGGCGGCGCTGCGCATCGCCTCGGCCGCCGCACTGGACGACGGATCCGCCGAGGCGCTGGAGCGGATCGCCCGCGCCGAGGAGACGGCCCGCTACGCACCGGAACCGGCCGCCCAGCCGTCCCTCCCCGCCGACCTGCGCACGCTCTCGATGGCGCTGCGCCGCTCGGCCGCCCCGGCCGCCCGGGCCCGCGCCGCCCTGCTGCCCCGCTCCCTGCTGCGCCTCCCCGCCCGCCCGTCCGGCCCGGTGGGCCCCGGCTCTCCCCGGAGGGCCGCTGGCGTCCCGGGTCGCTGA
- a CDS encoding DUF58 domain-containing protein, with translation MGLLFAGATVLAGGFLVGERDLVALGVLLVALPLLSGLSLLGAFRGIGHGRALHPARTPVGSEAEVAVRIGNTGSVRPLGGVLAEDLLPPALGEPPRFRVGLLAPGRDRDLAYRVRASARGLYPVGPLRVTLGDPLGCFRAVRDLGAPAALMVTPEVVPLGGGASSAGAAELGGSPARAMAASGEDDPVPRPYRSGDELRRVHWRSTARHGELMVRREEARHDGGAAVLVDLRAAAHTGSGPESTLETAVSAAASIAVHLAGQGRRVRLLTDGGEAGVPAAGPAGVVEALALAPASQRTGLAAGAEPLRTAGSGPVVAVLGSLDPADLEVLASVARGATGPRTAVLCTGRPAEAQGAAAALAAAGWRALVIGRPSELPAAWGSPVRGAPTAGGLR, from the coding sequence GTGGGCCTGCTGTTCGCCGGGGCGACCGTGCTGGCCGGCGGGTTCCTCGTCGGCGAGCGCGACCTGGTCGCCCTGGGAGTGCTGCTGGTCGCGCTCCCGCTGCTGTCCGGGCTCTCCCTGCTCGGCGCCTTCCGCGGCATCGGGCACGGCCGCGCGCTCCACCCGGCCCGCACCCCGGTGGGTTCGGAGGCCGAGGTGGCGGTGCGGATCGGCAACACCGGTTCGGTGCGCCCGCTGGGCGGGGTGCTCGCCGAGGACCTGCTTCCGCCCGCGCTGGGCGAGCCGCCCCGGTTCCGGGTCGGGCTGCTGGCCCCCGGCCGCGACCGCGACCTGGCCTACCGGGTCCGCGCCTCGGCGCGCGGCCTGTACCCGGTCGGCCCGCTCCGGGTCACCCTGGGCGACCCGCTCGGCTGCTTCCGGGCCGTCCGGGACCTCGGTGCGCCCGCGGCGCTGATGGTGACGCCCGAGGTGGTGCCGCTGGGCGGCGGCGCCTCGTCCGCGGGCGCCGCCGAGCTGGGCGGCAGCCCGGCCCGGGCGATGGCCGCCTCCGGGGAGGACGACCCGGTCCCCCGGCCCTACCGCTCCGGCGACGAGCTGCGCCGGGTGCACTGGCGCAGCACCGCGCGCCACGGCGAGCTGATGGTCCGCCGCGAGGAGGCCCGGCACGACGGCGGCGCGGCGGTCCTGGTGGACCTGCGCGCCGCCGCGCACACCGGCTCCGGCCCGGAGTCCACCCTGGAGACCGCGGTCAGCGCGGCCGCCTCGATCGCCGTGCACCTGGCCGGGCAGGGCCGCCGGGTGCGGCTGCTCACCGACGGCGGGGAGGCGGGCGTGCCCGCCGCCGGCCCGGCCGGCGTGGTGGAGGCGCTGGCGCTGGCGCCCGCCTCGCAGCGCACCGGGCTGGCCGCGGGCGCCGAGCCGCTGCGCACCGCCGGCTCCGGGCCGGTGGTCGCCGTCCTGGGCTCCCTCGACCCCGCCGACCTGGAGGTGCTCGCCTCCGTCGCGCGCGGCGCCACCGGACCGCGCACCGCGGTGCTGTGCACCGGCCGCCCGGCCGAGGCCCAGGGGGCCGCGGCCGCGCTCGCCGCGGCCGGCTGGCGCGCACTGGTGATCGGCCGCCCCTCCGAACTGCCCGCCGCCTGGGGGTCCCCGGTGCGCGGCGCACCGACCGCGGGAGGCCTCCGATGA
- a CDS encoding AAA family ATPase, with protein sequence MSLGTHHNGAPRPGGESADPVLGHAFRIRKAIETVIEGKPEVVRMALTVLLAEGHLLIEDVPGVGKTMLAKALGRAVDGTVQRIQFTPDLLPGDITGVSVYHQERHAFEFSPGPVFANIVLGDEINRASPKTQSALLECMEEMQVSVDGTARPLEPPFMVVATQNPGDMEGTYPLPEAQRDRFMARISVGYPTPQAELDMIDMHSAASPLDRLAPVAGVADVRAMAEYVRTVHVAPGVRRYVVDLVTATRTSPLLRLGASPRATLHLVRAARAYAALEGRGYVVPDDVQALAVPVLAHRLLLAPEARMEQRTAEQIVADLVARLPIPAPR encoded by the coding sequence GTGTCACTCGGCACCCATCACAACGGCGCCCCCCGGCCGGGGGGTGAGAGCGCCGACCCGGTCCTCGGCCACGCCTTCCGGATCCGCAAGGCGATCGAGACGGTCATCGAGGGCAAGCCCGAGGTCGTGCGGATGGCGCTGACCGTCCTGCTGGCCGAGGGGCACCTGCTCATCGAGGACGTTCCCGGGGTCGGCAAGACCATGCTGGCCAAGGCGCTGGGCCGGGCCGTGGACGGCACGGTGCAGCGCATCCAGTTCACCCCGGACCTGCTGCCCGGCGACATCACCGGGGTCAGCGTCTACCACCAGGAGCGGCACGCCTTCGAGTTCAGCCCCGGCCCGGTGTTCGCCAACATCGTGCTCGGCGACGAGATCAACCGCGCCTCCCCCAAGACCCAGTCGGCCCTCCTGGAGTGCATGGAGGAGATGCAGGTCAGCGTGGACGGGACCGCCCGCCCGCTGGAGCCGCCGTTCATGGTGGTCGCCACCCAGAACCCGGGCGACATGGAGGGCACCTACCCGCTTCCCGAGGCCCAGCGGGACCGGTTCATGGCGCGCATCTCGGTGGGCTACCCCACCCCGCAGGCCGAGCTGGACATGATCGACATGCACAGCGCCGCCTCGCCGCTGGACCGGCTGGCGCCGGTCGCCGGGGTGGCCGACGTGCGGGCGATGGCCGAGTACGTGCGCACCGTGCACGTGGCGCCGGGCGTCCGCCGCTACGTGGTCGACCTGGTCACCGCCACCCGCACCTCGCCCCTGCTCCGGCTGGGCGCCTCCCCCCGCGCCACCCTGCACCTGGTCCGCGCCGCGCGCGCCTACGCCGCCCTGGAGGGGCGCGGCTACGTCGTCCCCGACGACGTCCAGGCGCTCGCCGTCCCGGTCCTCGCGCACCGGCTGCTGCTCGCCCCCGAGGCCCGGATGGAGCAGCGCACCGCCGAGCAGATCGTCGCCGACCTGGTGGCCCGGCTGCCGATCCCGGCGCCGCGCTGA
- the mraZ gene encoding division/cell wall cluster transcriptional repressor MraZ has protein sequence MFLGTHSPRLDAKGRLFLPAKYRDELSGGLVITKGQERCLYVFPLAEFRRVTENLRSAPVTAKAVRDYSRVLFAGASDEVPDKQGRITLPPALRSYAGLERDCVVIGADTRLEIWDAAAWAQYESEQEQVFAELSEEVLPGAS, from the coding sequence ATGTTCCTCGGCACCCATTCGCCGCGGCTCGACGCGAAGGGGCGGCTCTTCCTTCCCGCGAAGTACCGCGACGAGCTGTCCGGGGGCCTGGTGATCACCAAGGGGCAGGAGCGCTGCCTCTACGTCTTCCCGCTGGCGGAGTTCCGGCGGGTCACCGAGAACCTCCGCTCGGCCCCGGTCACCGCCAAGGCGGTGCGCGACTACAGCCGCGTGCTGTTCGCCGGAGCCTCCGACGAAGTCCCCGACAAGCAGGGTCGCATCACCCTGCCCCCGGCGCTGCGCTCCTACGCCGGGCTGGAGCGGGATTGCGTGGTGATCGGCGCCGACACCCGCCTGGAGATCTGGGACGCCGCGGCCTGGGCGCAGTACGAGTCCGAGCAGGAGCAGGTGTTCGCGGAGCTGTCCGAGGAGGTGCTGCCGGGGGCGTCCTGA
- the rsmH gene encoding 16S rRNA (cytosine(1402)-N(4))-methyltransferase RsmH, with protein MGDTGIGADPGADDRAEHVPVMLDRIVELLAPALQEPGAVLVDGTLGLGGHAEAMLTALPGLRLVGIDRDTSALRRSRARLAPFAGRTEFAHAEYDALPRVLDDLGIGEVRGVLLDLGVSSPQLDEAERGFAYSYDAPLDMRMDRTQELTAADVVNGYSAAELTRVLRVYGEERFAARIAQALVRERAAGRIDSTRRLAELVREAIPAATRRTGGNPAKRTFQALRIEVNAELGILERTLPAAIDRLAVGGRIAVLSYHSLEDRMTKRAFAELATDRTPPGLPVPLPGSEPELRLLTRGAEAPTEEENERNPRAASARLRAAERLRRH; from the coding sequence ATGGGGGACACCGGGATCGGCGCGGACCCGGGGGCGGACGACCGCGCCGAGCACGTTCCGGTGATGCTCGACCGGATCGTCGAGCTGCTCGCGCCCGCGCTGCAGGAGCCGGGCGCCGTTCTCGTGGACGGCACACTGGGCCTGGGCGGGCACGCGGAGGCCATGCTCACCGCGCTGCCCGGGCTGAGGCTGGTCGGCATCGACCGGGACACCAGCGCGCTGCGGCGCAGCCGGGCCCGGCTGGCGCCGTTCGCCGGCCGCACCGAGTTCGCGCACGCCGAGTACGACGCCCTCCCGCGGGTGCTGGACGACCTCGGCATCGGCGAGGTCCGCGGGGTCCTGCTGGACCTGGGGGTCTCCTCACCGCAGCTGGACGAGGCCGAGCGCGGCTTCGCCTACTCCTACGACGCGCCGCTGGACATGCGGATGGACCGCACCCAGGAGCTGACCGCGGCCGACGTCGTCAACGGCTACTCCGCCGCCGAGCTCACCCGGGTCCTGCGCGTCTACGGCGAGGAGCGCTTCGCCGCGCGCATCGCCCAGGCCCTGGTCCGCGAGCGCGCCGCCGGCCGGATCGACTCCACCCGGCGCCTGGCCGAGCTGGTCCGCGAGGCGATCCCGGCGGCGACCCGGCGCACCGGCGGCAACCCGGCCAAGCGCACCTTCCAGGCGCTGCGCATCGAGGTCAACGCCGAGCTCGGCATCCTGGAGCGCACCCTGCCCGCCGCGATCGACCGGCTCGCCGTCGGCGGCCGCATCGCGGTGCTGTCGTACCACTCCCTCGAGGACCGGATGACCAAGCGGGCCTTCGCCGAGCTGGCCACCGACCGCACCCCGCCGGGGCTGCCGGTCCCGCTGCCGGGCAGCGAGCCCGAGCTGCGGCTGCTGACCCGCGGCGCGGAGGCGCCCACCGAGGAGGAGAACGAGCGCAACCCGCGGGCCGCGTCGGCCCGGCTGAGGGCCGCGGAGCGGCTCCGCCGGCACTGA
- a CDS encoding peptidoglycan D,D-transpeptidase FtsI family protein: protein MSASRDGRSKEPRRPARGPAARAGRPDRPRRPARDGDRARSPRPRPAGGGGGRPRRPAAPPPSPLLRRRFRRVDPQRRIKIALALMSAVLVLFAGRLVYIQGFNAATYADEAADLRMATIDIPTTRGSITDAAGRAFAMSVEVRTVFVDPAEIDEEESEKVVAELAARFQLDPKEVRAKVQAEPSRYEVVKRNVSPEDWADLAELGLQGVGADKGYKRVYPDETGAADLVGFVGTDGAGLEGLEAVMDDTLAGRPGKQQVETGANGQQIPMAGGYSREPVPGQDVQLTLDADVQWYAQQALAERAEELDADGGSVIVMRPGGEIVAMADYPTYDPTDIESTSGEQRKNGAVSEVFEPGSTNKVITAAGALEEGVTTPETVYTVPYSMKVEDRTFKDSHVHDTERMTLNGIMAQSSNVGTIKVGQQLGAQGLYDYLSAFGFGRPTGLALPGEESGVLHHPDDWWGTQLASVSFGQGLSVTAMQMASVYATIANGGVRVEPTLVAGTVDADGDFHPSEAPKERRVIGKKTAEEVALMLEGVTGDHGTAQQARIDGYRVAGKTGTANRVNPKTGTYKGGGYTSTFVGFAPADDPGLIVQVVLHNPQKQYYGGEAAGPLFTDVMSFGLKTLKIPPTETEAPKIRLFEDD from the coding sequence TTGAGCGCGTCGCGTGACGGGCGTTCCAAGGAGCCGCGGCGCCCCGCCCGGGGGCCGGCCGCACGCGCCGGCCGCCCGGACCGCCCCCGCCGCCCCGCCCGGGACGGCGACCGGGCCCGCTCCCCGCGCCCCCGCCCGGCGGGCGGAGGCGGAGGCCGGCCCCGCCGCCCCGCCGCGCCCCCGCCGTCCCCGCTGCTCCGCCGGCGCTTCCGCCGGGTCGACCCGCAGCGCAGGATCAAGATCGCCCTGGCCCTGATGTCCGCGGTGCTGGTGCTGTTCGCCGGCCGGCTCGTCTACATCCAGGGCTTCAACGCCGCGACCTACGCCGACGAGGCCGCGGACCTGCGGATGGCCACCATCGACATCCCCACCACCCGGGGCTCCATCACCGACGCCGCCGGGCGAGCCTTCGCCATGTCGGTGGAGGTGCGCACCGTCTTCGTCGACCCGGCCGAGATCGACGAGGAGGAGAGCGAGAAGGTCGTCGCAGAGCTGGCCGCCCGGTTCCAGCTCGACCCCAAGGAGGTCCGGGCCAAGGTCCAGGCGGAGCCGTCCCGCTACGAGGTGGTGAAGCGGAACGTCTCCCCCGAGGACTGGGCCGACCTGGCCGAGCTCGGGCTGCAGGGCGTCGGCGCGGACAAGGGCTACAAGCGCGTCTACCCCGACGAGACCGGCGCCGCCGACCTGGTCGGCTTCGTCGGCACCGACGGCGCCGGCCTGGAGGGGCTGGAGGCCGTCATGGACGACACCCTCGCCGGCAGGCCCGGAAAGCAGCAGGTGGAGACCGGCGCCAACGGCCAGCAGATCCCGATGGCCGGCGGCTACTCCCGCGAGCCGGTGCCCGGCCAGGACGTGCAGCTGACCTTGGACGCCGACGTCCAGTGGTACGCCCAGCAGGCCCTGGCCGAGCGGGCGGAGGAGCTCGACGCCGACGGCGGCAGCGTCATCGTGATGCGCCCCGGCGGGGAGATCGTGGCGATGGCCGACTACCCCACCTACGACCCCACCGACATCGAGTCCACCAGCGGCGAGCAGCGGAAGAACGGCGCGGTGTCGGAGGTGTTCGAGCCCGGCAGCACCAACAAGGTGATCACCGCCGCCGGGGCCCTGGAGGAGGGCGTCACCACCCCGGAGACCGTCTACACGGTGCCCTACTCCATGAAGGTGGAGGACCGCACCTTCAAGGACTCCCACGTGCACGACACCGAGCGGATGACGCTCAACGGCATCATGGCCCAGTCCAGCAACGTGGGCACGATCAAGGTCGGCCAGCAGCTCGGCGCGCAGGGCCTCTACGACTACCTCTCCGCCTTCGGCTTCGGCCGGCCCACCGGGCTGGCCCTGCCCGGGGAGGAGTCCGGCGTGCTGCACCACCCCGACGACTGGTGGGGCACCCAGCTCGCCTCGGTCTCCTTCGGCCAGGGCCTGTCGGTCACCGCGATGCAGATGGCCAGCGTCTACGCCACCATCGCCAACGGCGGGGTCCGGGTGGAGCCGACGCTGGTCGCCGGCACGGTCGACGCCGACGGGGACTTCCACCCCTCCGAGGCGCCCAAGGAGCGCCGGGTGATCGGGAAGAAGACCGCCGAGGAGGTGGCGCTGATGCTGGAGGGCGTCACCGGCGACCACGGCACCGCCCAGCAGGCCCGGATCGACGGCTACCGGGTGGCCGGCAAGACCGGCACCGCCAACCGGGTCAACCCGAAGACCGGGACCTACAAGGGCGGCGGCTACACCTCCACCTTCGTCGGGTTCGCCCCGGCCGACGACCCCGGGCTGATCGTCCAGGTCGTGCTGCACAACCCGCAGAAGCAGTACTACGGCGGGGAGGCGGCGGGCCCGCTGTTCACCGACGTGATGTCGTTCGGCCTGAAGACCCTGAAGATCCCGCCGACGGAGACCGAGGCGCCCAAGATCCGCCTGTTCGAGGACGACTGA
- a CDS encoding UDP-N-acetylmuramoyl-L-alanyl-D-glutamate--2,6-diaminopimelate ligase — translation MRPDHRLLRQLGELARFLGPEALVTCVDDGPTADPLPGGRGAADPEAPAEPEATVITGVTHDSRAVQPGDLYAALPGARVHGADFAAQAAEAGAAAILTDPTGYDRAAATRLPVVTLADPRARLGEVAAWVYGHPADRLLLIGTTGTSGKTTVSYLVESGLRAAGEKTGLIGTVEMRVGGERVDSSLTTPEATDLHGLFAAMGEQGVTSAAMEVSSHALALGRVGGTTYDVAIFTNLSQDHLDFHSDLRDYFETKARLFTPEYAKVAVVNRDDRFGRALIDMVEDRGEVPVTTFSTEGDPEAEWRAEDIVLGPRGSTFRVVGPGGVEAEASVGLPGPFNVSNAMAAIVGLIEAGVHLHTAIEGVAAAPGVPGRMERVEAGQEFTALVDYSHKPGAIEAVLTSLRQVARGRLTIVVGCGGDRDRGKRPLMGEAAARLADAVVLTDDNPRSEDPVAILNSMLEGVAKVPREERARITVEPDRAEAIDLAVRRAGPDDVLVVAGKGHERGQYVLGEVLPFDDREVLAEAVRRLGVPDTGAQPAAEAPERGG, via the coding sequence ATGCGACCTGACCACAGACTTCTCCGCCAGCTCGGCGAGCTGGCCCGGTTCCTCGGCCCGGAGGCGCTCGTCACGTGCGTCGACGACGGCCCCACCGCCGACCCGCTGCCCGGCGGGCGCGGGGCGGCCGACCCCGAGGCGCCCGCCGAGCCCGAGGCCACCGTGATCACCGGGGTCACCCACGACTCCCGCGCGGTCCAGCCGGGCGACCTGTACGCCGCCCTGCCCGGCGCCCGCGTGCACGGGGCCGACTTCGCCGCGCAGGCCGCCGAGGCCGGTGCCGCGGCGATCCTCACCGACCCCACCGGCTACGACCGCGCCGCCGCGACCCGGCTGCCGGTCGTCACCCTCGCCGACCCGCGCGCCCGCCTGGGCGAGGTCGCGGCCTGGGTCTACGGGCACCCCGCCGACCGGCTGCTGCTCATCGGCACCACCGGGACCAGCGGCAAGACCACGGTGAGCTACCTGGTCGAGTCGGGCCTGCGCGCCGCGGGCGAGAAGACCGGGCTGATCGGCACCGTGGAGATGCGGGTCGGCGGCGAGCGCGTCGACTCCTCCCTCACCACGCCCGAGGCCACCGACCTGCACGGGCTGTTCGCCGCGATGGGCGAGCAGGGCGTGACCTCGGCCGCGATGGAGGTCTCCAGCCACGCCCTGGCCCTGGGCCGGGTCGGCGGCACCACCTACGACGTGGCGATCTTCACCAACCTCTCCCAGGACCACCTGGACTTCCACTCCGACCTGCGGGACTACTTCGAGACCAAGGCCCGGCTGTTCACACCGGAGTACGCCAAGGTCGCCGTGGTCAACCGGGACGACCGGTTCGGCCGGGCGCTCATCGACATGGTGGAGGACCGGGGCGAGGTCCCGGTCACCACGTTCTCCACCGAGGGCGACCCGGAGGCCGAGTGGCGCGCCGAGGACATCGTGCTGGGCCCCCGGGGCAGCACGTTCCGGGTGGTGGGCCCGGGCGGCGTCGAGGCGGAGGCCTCGGTCGGACTGCCCGGACCGTTCAACGTCTCCAACGCGATGGCGGCCATCGTCGGCCTGATCGAGGCCGGGGTGCACCTGCACACCGCGATCGAGGGCGTGGCCGCCGCCCCCGGCGTGCCGGGCCGGATGGAGCGGGTGGAGGCCGGCCAGGAGTTCACCGCGCTGGTCGACTACTCGCACAAACCCGGCGCGATCGAGGCGGTGCTCACCTCGCTGCGCCAGGTCGCCCGGGGCCGGCTCACCATCGTGGTGGGCTGCGGCGGCGACCGGGACCGGGGCAAGCGCCCGCTGATGGGCGAGGCCGCCGCGCGGCTCGCCGACGCCGTCGTCCTCACCGACGACAACCCGCGCAGCGAGGACCCGGTCGCCATCCTCAACAGCATGCTGGAGGGCGTCGCCAAGGTGCCCCGCGAGGAGCGCGCCCGGATCACCGTCGAGCCGGACCGGGCCGAGGCCATCGACCTGGCGGTCCGCCGCGCCGGCCCGGACGACGTGCTGGTCGTCGCCGGCAAGGGCCACGAGCGCGGCCAGTACGTGCTCGGCGAGGTGCTGCCGTTCGACGACCGCGAGGTCCTCGCCGAGGCGGTCCGCCGCCTGGGCGTCCCGGACACCGGCGCGCAGCCCGCGGCCGAGGCCCCGGAGCGCGGCGGCTGA